The Desulfonatronum thiosulfatophilum genomic interval CCGGTGAACAAGATCGTTGCCGGCTTCGATCCCGTGGCCGTGGATGCAACGGGCGCGGCTCTGCTGAACATGGATTGGCGCATAATAGGCCATATTCAAATGGCCCACGGCCGGCTGGGACATGCCGAAGTCCCCGGGGAATGATCATCGCCTTGTTTAGTGACTTATTCCTGTGTTCCTGTCAGAAAAACAAGAATGTTTGAACCGCAAAGGACGCAAAGTTGAAGACCCAAAGCAGAAGTATTGTCCAAAACCGGGTATCGGTTTTGGACAAGGCTGCCTTTTCATTTGCCGTTGCTCGGCAAATGAAAAAACTTCCTGCCTTCCTTGGCGAACTCTGTGACTTGAGCAAAGCGGGCGGTTCAAAAGCCTTCTGTTTGGTTTGCGGGCATGGCCTGTATTAGTTGACCTCCCATGACCACGACTTCGAACTCCGACATCCCTCTACCCCGTGAATTCCCTCACGTCCTGGTGGTCCAGGCTTCGGCCGGAGCCGGCAAGACGTACAGCCTCGGGTTGCGCTTTCTGCAGCTCCTGGCCCGGGCTGGGAGTCCGTCCACCGGAGCCCTGGGCAGCATCCTGGCCCTGACCTTCACCGTGGCCGCGGCCCAGGAGATGAAGTCCCGGATCATCGCCTTTCTCAAGGATATCGCCCTGGAAACCCCGGCCGGATCACTCCTACGGGAGCAAAGCGGCCTGAATCCGGCCGCGGCGGCTGCCTGGCTGGACTGCATCCTGGAGCATTTCCAACGTTTCCAGGTCAAAACCATCGACAGTCTGCATTTCCAACTCGTACAGGCTCTGGGCAAGCGCATGAATCTCTGTCCAGAGCTGGAAGCCAGCTTTGACCAGTCGGCATGGTCCAAGGTGGTCCTGGAAGGTCTGCTGGCCCGGACCGACTGGGATCAGCTGGTGATTTCCGGTTCCGGGCCGGAAGCGACCGATTCGCTGCTGGGGCTTTGGGACGGAATTTTTCAGGTCTACCTGCACCAGGAAATGCACAGCGGATTGCGCTTTCTGCCCTGGTTGGAGAAGCAGGTGCGCGGCGTGGTCAGCGACCTGAACCAGCTTTTGACGCCCCTGGCCGCCACGTCCCTGGACGATCTGAGGGCCGCGCAGAGCCAATTACTGCACTGCTGCCGGGAGATGACCGAGGCCCTGGAGCGTGCCGGAATTTTGGATCAGGTTTCCAGGTTCGACGCCGCGGACAAGCTGGGCAATCCCTTGGCCGAATTGGATTCGGCCTTCTTTACCAAGACATCGGCCACGGAGCTGTTCAAGAAGAAAGTTCATTGTCATCCGGCGCTTCCGGAATGCTGGGATCTTTATATGGGAGTCTGCCGGGCCAGGAATGCGTACCTGCTGGCCAGGGCCCGACTGCATGCCGCTCCCCTGGCCCGGCTCCAGCTCGTCGTCAGCCGGGAGTTGGAACGCCTGGGGCAATCCCAGGGCCTGCTCATGGGCGGCTGGTGGACCCGACTGATCCGCCAGCATCTGGACCGGGAGGAACTGCTCCAGGAGGCCGCCATGATCCTCGGGATGCGCTGGCGGCACCTGCTCATCGACGAATTCCAGGACACCAGCCGGGAACAATGGGAAGTGCTCCGGGAACTGGCCGTGGAGGCTCTGTCCGAAGGCGGCAGCCTGTTTTGCGTCGGCGACGTGAAACAGGCCATCTATCGCTGGCGCGGCGGTGACTGGCGGCTCTTCTTCGAACCACTCGATCCTCGGGTGACGCCCAATGTCCCTGAAGGGAACCGGATGCGCACCGTCCTGCCCTTCAACCGCCGCTCCTGCCCGGAAGTGGTGGCCTGGAACAACGCCTGCTTTGCCAGCCTGGACAAGCCCGACGCCGCAATGCTTCTGGCAGACGCCATGATCCCGGCCAAGGAAAAAACCCAGGCTCGTTCGCATCTGGCCTCCACCATCACCGAACTCTACGCCGAGTCCGCCCAGCTCCCATGGAAAGAGTGTTCCGGGGCAATCCACGTCACCGAGATCAAGGCCGAAGACACCCAGGAGTACAAAGCCAAGGCCATGCTGACCCTTATCGCCGAGATCGAGGCCCTGCACGCCCGGGGCGTCAGCCACGGCGACATGGCCGTACTGGTCCGAACCAACACCGAGGCCGGAGAGTGCGCCCAAAACCTGCTTGCCGCATCCATTCCGACCATCACCGAGCAGAGCCTGGTCATTTCCGGTCACCCCGCGGTCCGGGGCCTGCTGGCTCTGCTGACGTGGCTGGACAATCCGGGCGACGACGCCGCGCTGGATGCGCTTTGCAGAAACCCTCTGCTCTTTGCCGAAATTCTGGATGATGTGCCGGATATGTGCACTCTTCTCCTGGCCGCGCCGGTCCCCCTGAGAAAAGACGATCCGTTGCAGGCCGCGGGATGCGTTCAGCCTGGAATGCGTGAAGAAGCTCACATTGTCGGCGGTGAAGATGCCGCTGATGGCGATGCGCCGAGAAATGAAACAGCCGCACCGCTCTATCGTCGCCTGCAGGAAGCGCATCCCGCGTTCTGGGCGGAGCACCTTGAACCATTCTGGAAACACGCCGGTTTTCGCGGAGCCTATGAACTGCTGCTGGCTGCTGTTGCCCATTTCCGCTTGCGGGAGCTTCCCCTGGGCCAATGGGCCTGGGTGGAAAAATTGCTGGAATCCGCCTTGAACGCGGAAGCCCAAGGGTACACGACATTATCCGGATTCCTGGAATTCTGGCAGGAGAACGGCAGCTTCTGCGTGGTCGGACTGCCCGAAGGACTTGCCGCGGTGCGGGTCATGACCATGCACAAGGCCAAGGGACTGGAGTTTCCCCAGGTCTTCCTGCCCCTGCTCGGCTACGGCGACAAGAACCGCCCCGCGCATCTGCTGTTCCAGTCCGAAGACGAGGCCCCGT includes:
- a CDS encoding UvrD-helicase domain-containing protein, with translation MTTTSNSDIPLPREFPHVLVVQASAGAGKTYSLGLRFLQLLARAGSPSTGALGSILALTFTVAAAQEMKSRIIAFLKDIALETPAGSLLREQSGLNPAAAAAWLDCILEHFQRFQVKTIDSLHFQLVQALGKRMNLCPELEASFDQSAWSKVVLEGLLARTDWDQLVISGSGPEATDSLLGLWDGIFQVYLHQEMHSGLRFLPWLEKQVRGVVSDLNQLLTPLAATSLDDLRAAQSQLLHCCREMTEALERAGILDQVSRFDAADKLGNPLAELDSAFFTKTSATELFKKKVHCHPALPECWDLYMGVCRARNAYLLARARLHAAPLARLQLVVSRELERLGQSQGLLMGGWWTRLIRQHLDREELLQEAAMILGMRWRHLLIDEFQDTSREQWEVLRELAVEALSEGGSLFCVGDVKQAIYRWRGGDWRLFFEPLDPRVTPNVPEGNRMRTVLPFNRRSCPEVVAWNNACFASLDKPDAAMLLADAMIPAKEKTQARSHLASTITELYAESAQLPWKECSGAIHVTEIKAEDTQEYKAKAMLTLIAEIEALHARGVSHGDMAVLVRTNTEAGECAQNLLAASIPTITEQSLVISGHPAVRGLLALLTWLDNPGDDAALDALCRNPLLFAEILDDVPDMCTLLLAAPVPLRKDDPLQAAGCVQPGMREEAHIVGGEDAADGDAPRNETAAPLYRRLQEAHPAFWAEHLEPFWKHAGFRGAYELLLAAVAHFRLRELPLGQWAWVEKLLESALNAEAQGYTTLSGFLEFWQENGSFCVVGLPEGLAAVRVMTMHKAKGLEFPQVFLPLLGYGDKNRPAHLLFQSEDEAPYLAATTKPRCAEVTEFMDSELIKTMAEELNLLYVALTRARAGLHIFLADTETARSSHAASWLRAVMPG